The Bacteroides fragilis NCTC 9343 genome includes the window ATTGCCGAAGTGGCTGCTTGGGCCAAGGATAACGGAAAGACTCTGTATCAGTTGCTGATGGACATCTACGTTGAATATGGATTCTCTAAGGAATTTACTGTAAACGTTGTGAAACCGGGTAAGAGCGGTGCGGAAGAGATTAAAGCCATGATGGAGAATTTCCGTGCTAACCCTCCGAAAGAGTTGGGTGGTTCGAAAGTGGTTCTGTCGAAAGATTACAAGACTCTGAAACAAACCGACGCAGCGGGCCATGTGACTGACATCGATATGCCGGAATCATCGAATGTACTGCAATATTTCACAGAAGACGGTGGAAAAGTATCTGTTCGTCCGTCAGGAACGGAGCCGAAGATCAAATTCTATATCGAAGTGAAAGGTGAGATGGGATGCCGCAACTGTTTTGCTACTGCCGATGCAGAAGCTACTGAAAAAGTAGAAGCAGTGAAGAAGTCACTGGGTATTTAAAGGAGCTATTTTAAATACTCTTTTGACGGATACTTAGCATCATATAAATGTATCCATAATATTATTGGAATGCCTTGTTCTTCATTGGATGGGGCATTTCTTTTGGGGCTATTCTCTAAAAAGCCGAGGACCTGTGCAGTGCCTTCCACCTGGACAATGTCTCCTATCCGCGTGCTGATTTTTCCCGTTTCTACAATGATAGGGAGAGTGACAGGGAAACGATCACTGTCGTTTTCCTGGATAAATAGTTCTCAGGACCTGGCGAGAACTTATTTTTTCCATCGAATGCAAACCGACAGTCAATTACTTGGGTACTGTCATAGAGGGATGTGCTGTGAATTGTTTTTTAATTATACTTTCTTCTTTGTATTTTATTTATTCGGCTGAAGTTCTATTTCTATATTTTTACGGTACTTTTAGTCGTAGTCCAAAGGTCTTTAACTTAGAGATATTGCCTGAGACACTTATATAACTTTGCGACTTGAGGTGCTGATATATTCATAACATTACTTTAGAATATGAACTCTTATTTGCACTTTATCCTTGATGCTGAATCAGTCTAGGTTCAGAAGATCTATTAGAATATAACTAATAGAAGTATGGCCTTCTCCGTCAGTGAGTATAAATCTGTTTTTTCACGAGTATGTATCCTCCATCCTAAAAAAGTGGTTAATGTGTTGATAGTGTATAAGTAAAGTTTTTTGCAAATTATAAATGATAATTAGCCATTTTACTATCATAATATATAATATTATATATTAAAATCTTTTTAAATGTTCTTTGTTTAATAATTAATTTGTGACCTTCGCACGTCAAAGATACACAACGAAATGAAGGAGTCTTGTGCGATGTTTATGAAAATATTTTTAGAACCTTTTAATCCTATGTAATGCATATTAAGACTAATCCGAAAGATAAAATGTCTTTTAATCAGCTATATAATGATTATCAGACACGTTTTTTGAATTTTGCTAATACCTATGTCAGAGATTGGGATGTAGCGGAAGATATAACAACAGAGGCGTTAATTTATTATTGGGAAAACAGAAATACTTTATCTGAAGTATCCAATATTCCTGCATATATACTTACCATCATAAAAAACAAAAGTCTTAATTATCTTCGTCATTTGCAGATACGGGAAGAACATTCTGAAAATATTAGAAAATATATTGAGTGGGAACTCAATGCACGTATCGTTTCTTTAGATGCTTGCGAACCTTATGAACTTTTAGTCAAAGAGATGCAAGAGTTGATTCAGCAAACTTTGGATAAACTGCCGGAACGTACACGCAAAATATTTATTTTAAGCCGTTATGAAAACAAATCGTATAAGGAGATTGCTGCTTTAATGAATATGACAACCAAAGGTGTAGACTTTCATATTTGTAAAGCTTTAAAGGCATTACAGATTAACCTAAAAGATTATTTTCCATTATTTCTTTATTTTTTGATGAAATTTCACTAGGATACCTTTCCCATGAAGTGCCTTATACATAAAGGGACATTAATACATTGTCATGGACAAAGATTTACTATATAATTTTTATAAAGGAAAGGTTTCTATAGAAGAAGGACAAAGGGTCAAGGCTTGGGTAGAAGCATCAGACGAAAACGAGCGCGCCTTCTATAGGGAACGTAAAATTTTTGATGCCTTGATGCTTAATAATCCGCTTCCGGTAAAGAAAACCTCTTTTTTCAATTTTACACATTATAAAAAAATAGAGTGGCTGAAAATTGCCATGACTGTAATATTGACATTTCTGCTTAGTTATTTCTATCAGGAGTATAAAGCCGGTCTGGATTCAGTGGCAATGAGTACGATTTCTGTTCCTGAAGGACAAAGAACCAATGTCACATTACCCGATGGTAGTAATGTTTGGTTAAATGCATGTACAACGATACAATATCCGACTTCTTTTAACAGCCGGGAGCGTTTCGTTATACTAAAAGGAGAAGCTTATTTTGATGTGAAAAAGAATAAAAGCAGACCGTTTATAGTGCACACAGATGCTTATAGCATCGAAGTATTAGGTACGAAGTTTAATGTGGATGCATATCCGGAAACAGAAAAATTTGAAACTACATTGATGCATGGCAGTGTAAAGGTCACTTTGAAAGCAGATTCATCGCAAACAGTAATATTAAAGCCTGATCATAAATTGTCATTAGAAAAAGGACGGTTTGTAATGACTAAAGTGGAAGATTATAATCCTTATCGATGGAAAGAAGGGCTTATCTGTTTCTCTGACGAATCTTTTCCTAATATTATGAAAGACTTTGAAAAGTATTACGGAGTGAAAATAGTGATAGAGAATAAAAATGTATTGCAGATTAATTTTACGGGGAAATTCAGACAAACCGACGGAATAGATTATGCGCTTCGTATCTTACAAAAAAATATAGATTTCCAATATGAGAAAGATAATGAAAAACAAATTATCTATATAAAATAAAGTATTAATTCTTAAAAGCGAAATGCCTATGAAAAATGATCTAAGTTAACCTATTGAGAATGCCGATAGGTGTTCCCGCACCTATC containing:
- a CDS encoding RNA polymerase sigma-70 factor; its protein translation is MHIKTNPKDKMSFNQLYNDYQTRFLNFANTYVRDWDVAEDITTEALIYYWENRNTLSEVSNIPAYILTIIKNKSLNYLRHLQIREEHSENIRKYIEWELNARIVSLDACEPYELLVKEMQELIQQTLDKLPERTRKIFILSRYENKSYKEIAALMNMTTKGVDFHICKALKALQINLKDYFPLFLYFLMKFH
- a CDS encoding FecR family protein — translated: MDKDLLYNFYKGKVSIEEGQRVKAWVEASDENERAFYRERKIFDALMLNNPLPVKKTSFFNFTHYKKIEWLKIAMTVILTFLLSYFYQEYKAGLDSVAMSTISVPEGQRTNVTLPDGSNVWLNACTTIQYPTSFNSRERFVILKGEAYFDVKKNKSRPFIVHTDAYSIEVLGTKFNVDAYPETEKFETTLMHGSVKVTLKADSSQTVILKPDHKLSLEKGRFVMTKVEDYNPYRWKEGLICFSDESFPNIMKDFEKYYGVKIVIENKNVLQINFTGKFRQTDGIDYALRILQKNIDFQYEKDNEKQIIYIK